The stretch of DNA CCGCGCTCGCCATCATGCTCGGCGCCAATGTCGGCACCACGCTGATCGTGCAGATCCTGTCGTTCAACATCTCAGCCGTCGCGCCCGTGCTGTTCATCATCGGTCTGGTCGCCTTCCGCAGCGGGCCTCGCTCGCGGGTCAAGGACATCGGCCGCGTCTTTATCGGGCTCGGCCTGATGCTGCTGGCGCTGCACATCCTGCTCAATACGCTGGCGCCAGCGGAGAATGCTCCGGGCGTGCGCGTGTTCATGAACGCCATCACCGGCGATCCCGTGCTCTGCATACTGTTCGCCGCGATCGTGACCTGGCTGGTGCATTCCAGCGTCGCCAGCGTGCTGCTGGTGATGTCGCTCGCCTATGCGCATTTCGTCACGCCTTACGCGGCGCTGGCGCTCGTCCTCGGCGCCAATCTCGGCAGCGCCATCAATCCGATCGTCGAGGGCGCGCGGCGCGACAATCCCGCGAGCTACCGCCTGCCGCTGGGTAACCTCGTCAACCGGCTTGCCGGCATCCTGCTGGTGGCGCCGTTCCTGCAGCCGATCGCGGACCTTCTGATTTCGTGGCAACCGGATGCAGCCAAGGCAACCGCCCTGTTCCACATCGCCTTCAACGTCGTGACCGCACTTCTCTTCATCGGCCTGCTCGACGGCATGGCGCGGCTGCTGAAGGCGTTGCTGCCCGAACGTGTCAAGGAGGCCGACGCGTCAGGGCCGCGCTATCTCGACGAGAGCGCGCTGGAGACGCCGTCGCTCGCGCTGGCCGATGCCGCCCGCGAGACCCTGCATATGGGCGACCACGTCGAAATCATGCTGCGCAAGGTGATGGCGGCGATGATGACCAACGACCGGGCGCTGGTCGACCAGGTCTCGCAGATGGACAACAGCGTCGACAGCCTCGATG from Bradyrhizobium sp. AZCC 1693 encodes:
- a CDS encoding Na/Pi cotransporter family protein, with product MGSLVLLDLMGGVALLLWGLHMVHSGILRAFGPNLRLLLAKALSNRFTAFGAGLGLTALLQSSTATALITSSFTSEGLVSLVPALAIMLGANVGTTLIVQILSFNISAVAPVLFIIGLVAFRSGPRSRVKDIGRVFIGLGLMLLALHILLNTLAPAENAPGVRVFMNAITGDPVLCILFAAIVTWLVHSSVASVLLVMSLAYAHFVTPYAALALVLGANLGSAINPIVEGARRDNPASYRLPLGNLVNRLAGILLVAPFLQPIADLLISWQPDAAKATALFHIAFNVVTALLFIGLLDGMARLLKALLPERVKEADASGPRYLDESALETPSLALADAARETLHMGDHVEIMLRKVMAAMMTNDRALVDQVSQMDNSVDSLDEAIKLYVTKLTRGSLDEREGQRAMEIVSFAINLEHIGDIIDKNLSELATKKIKRRFQFSAEGAEELFAFHKRTMDSLRIAFGVFMSGDVNEARKLLAEKAALRNAELAATERHLDRLREGRPETIETTSLHLDVLRDLRRIHSHICSVAYPVLDAAGELAAYRSTESDLAALPAPVHGRP